A single region of the Salvia miltiorrhiza cultivar Shanhuang (shh) chromosome 8, IMPLAD_Smil_shh, whole genome shotgun sequence genome encodes:
- the LOC130998421 gene encoding uncharacterized protein LOC130998421 — translation MYIEGIKCRIFSTTLTGPAQLWFGTLAPNSICSFDELQVRFLRQFASSRRVGKSAISLMDIKQDQNETLREYTARFNLAALEVPEAESQIKNCAYVRGLKPGLFFDELQIRPARDFDDIMSRLPGYLQLEDARMARKAENDKHKAKRAEQAPEKQRHQDRAPFRGLPPRVPPPQAEGPPRQQRTVNEVTRFDEYTPLNKTPEEIFHLIKNQPFFKAPGTYRDGQP, via the coding sequence ATGTACATTGAGGGCATTAAGTGCCGGATTTTCTCCACCACATTGACTGGACCCGCCCAgctatggtttgggacgctcgCCCCAAATTCCATCTGTTCGTTTGACGAGTTACAAGTACGTTTTCTGAGACAGTTCGCGAGCTCGCGAAGGGTGGGGAAATCAGCCATCTCGCTGATGGACATTAAACAAGATCAGAACGAAACTTTGCGGGAGTATACTGCCAGGTtcaatctcgctgctctggaagtGCCAGAGGCGGAATCCCAAATCAAGAATTGTGCCTATGTCAGAGGGCTAAAGCCGGGGCTCTTCTTTGATGAGCTGCAAATCAGACCGGCTAGGGACTTCGACGACATCATGTCTAGACTACCAGGGTATTTACAGCTGGAGGATGCCAGGATGGCAAGAAAAGCCGAAAACGACAAACATAAAGCTAAACGAGCCGAGCAAGCACCAGAGAAACAACGACACCAGGATAGGGCTCCTTTCAGAGGGTTACCCCCGAGGGTACCTCCTCCCCAAGCAGAGGGACCACCTCGCCAGCAACGCACCGTGAATGAAGTTACTCGTTTCGACGAGTACACCCCTTTGAACAAGACACCGGAGGAAATCTTCCATCTGATCAAGAATCAACCGTTTTTTAAGGCGCCTGGGACTTACAGAGATGGGCAGCCCTAA